The Desulfonatronum sp. SC1 genome has a window encoding:
- a CDS encoding NADH-quinone oxidoreductase subunit A produces MVFTWFHLALIVFLLAGVLFAAGPLLISRLIAPRYKGGDITLPYECGITPQGSAWARFGVNYYFYALIFLAFEVDILYLFPVATYYPHSEGFLPLIKLLIFLFILGISIIYFWRKGVFSWPRRISL; encoded by the coding sequence ATGGTATTCACTTGGTTTCACTTGGCTTTGATCGTTTTTCTCTTGGCGGGTGTTCTGTTCGCCGCAGGCCCTCTGCTCATATCCCGCCTGATCGCTCCCCGCTACAAAGGCGGGGATATCACGTTGCCCTATGAATGCGGGATCACGCCGCAGGGCAGCGCCTGGGCCCGCTTCGGGGTCAATTACTACTTCTATGCCTTGATCTTTCTCGCCTTTGAGGTGGACATCCTCTATTTGTTTCCGGTGGCCACCTACTATCCACACTCCGAGGGTTTTCTGCCGTTGATCAAGCTGCTCATCTTCCTGTTTATTCTCGGAATTTCCATCATCTATTTCTGGCGCAAAGGAGTGTTCTCATGGCCGAGACGGATTTCTCTCTGA
- a CDS encoding phosphatase PAP2 family protein — protein sequence MVNTREAASKRPKLWGQFTSSPLWWWIGASALIGGLLSIPLILGDLAVTAWGMELSRESTLLQWWNDVAARSLFQGEPPGAQDLTYATLFLVLAVYFCALTPLWGPKASDIRLFAGYYLACMLLFLVANRGLKAFFGRARPLDVLREDQDYSSIWLIGPYGFSEAVSKGSFTSGHTTTAMFLLPLAFWLAHSSRRYLAWPVFALAVSWGALIGTGRVFRGSHYPGDVLWAMIICLWICAFAAYRLFDLDRRGQSPTMSSCWELRLTIWSALTLFALFAAVIGIKQMVFEPAWYWPLVTVLSTQLAWTGSIKTACLTRC from the coding sequence ATGGTCAATACCCGAGAGGCTGCTTCGAAGCGGCCCAAACTTTGGGGTCAATTCACGTCCTCACCGCTTTGGTGGTGGATCGGGGCAAGTGCGCTGATCGGGGGCCTGCTCAGCATCCCTCTTATTCTGGGGGATCTGGCCGTGACGGCCTGGGGCATGGAGCTGTCCCGTGAATCCACTTTGCTGCAATGGTGGAACGACGTGGCCGCGCGATCTCTGTTTCAGGGAGAGCCACCGGGCGCTCAGGACCTGACCTACGCGACGCTTTTCCTGGTCTTGGCCGTCTATTTTTGCGCCTTGACGCCGCTCTGGGGGCCAAAGGCATCCGACATCCGGCTCTTCGCCGGATATTATTTGGCGTGTATGCTGCTCTTTCTCGTGGCCAATCGTGGTCTAAAGGCCTTTTTCGGGCGAGCCCGGCCTCTTGACGTGCTCCGCGAAGACCAGGACTATTCCTCGATTTGGCTGATCGGGCCCTACGGATTTTCCGAAGCGGTGAGCAAGGGCAGCTTTACTTCCGGACATACCACTACGGCGATGTTTCTGTTGCCGCTGGCCTTCTGGCTTGCGCATTCTTCGCGGCGTTATCTGGCTTGGCCAGTTTTCGCGCTGGCCGTTTCCTGGGGGGCGCTGATCGGAACGGGCCGGGTGTTCAGAGGCTCGCATTATCCCGGTGACGTGCTCTGGGCCATGATCATCTGCCTCTGGATCTGCGCCTTTGCGGCGTATCGCCTCTTCGACCTGGATCGCCGCGGACAATCCCCGACCATGTCCTCTTGCTGGGAGCTGCGGCTGACGATTTGGTCCGCCTTGACCCTCTTCGCCTTGTTCGCGGCAGTGATCGGAATCAAGCAGATGGTTTTCGAACCGGCGTGGTATTGGCCCTTGGTAACGGTTTTAAGCACTCAGCTCGCCTGGACGGGTTCGATCAAAACAGCCTGCCTCACGCGATGCTGA